In one Drosophila pseudoobscura strain MV-25-SWS-2005 chromosome X, UCI_Dpse_MV25, whole genome shotgun sequence genomic region, the following are encoded:
- the l(1)G0196 gene encoding inositol hexakisphosphate and diphosphoinositol-pentakisphosphate kinase isoform X21, which yields MEWTWFKDWWRLKKLRSRHQRHKKKLEAAAAAGAAVSTAAVLPGSDPGAGGESLSQEDRRTKRRHSLDAITGADLAHAQRRGRVRDRLRRNRLLQCQRRSQSAGVHAKQLDNGKDTAEDDDDGEYGPFNVSDYEDYGPSHGSDGESDDFCYCDICLNGDTDFGESNDGMDSDTSTSSSNSKQVMVGICAMAKKTQSKPMKEILTRLGEFEFIKLVTFEENVILREPVQNWPTCDCLVSFHSKGFPLEKAIEYAQLRNPFVLNNLHMQYDIQDRRRVYAILEKEGIEIPRYAVLDRDSPDPKHHELIESEDHVEVNGITFNKPFVEKPVSAEDHNIYIYYPTSAGGGSQRLFRKIGSRSSVYSPESRVRKTGSFIYEDFMPTDVYFSGTDVKVYTVGPDYAHAEARKSPALDGKVERDSEGKEIRYPVILNHSEKLISRKVCLAFKQTVCGFDLLRANGKSYVCDVNGFSFVKNSNKYYDDCAKILGNMILRELTPTLHIPWSVPFQLDDPPIVPTTFGKMMELRCVVAVIRHGDRTPKQKMKVEVRHPKFFEIFEKYDGYKLGHVKLKRPKQLQEILDIARFLLSEIHTKAHAEIEEKESKLEQLKNVLEMYGHFSGINRKVQMKYQPKGRPRGSSSDDTNLPAESPAEPSLVLILKWGGELTPAGRIQAEELGRIFRCMYPGGQGRSDYSGTQGLGLLRLHSTFRHDLKIYASDEGRVQMTAAAFAKGLLALEGELTPILVQMVKSANTNGLLDNDCDSSKYQNRAKGRLHELMQNDREFTKEDREHINPCNSKSITQALDFVKNPVDCCHHVHLLIRELLHIISIKKDDPKTKDAILYHGETWDLMRCRWEKIEKDFSTKSKLFDISKIPDIYDCIKYDLQHNQHTLQYDQAEELYIYAKNLADIVIPQEYGLTPQEKLAIGQGICSPLLRKIKGDLQRNIDEVEDEFMNRLNPHYSHGVASPQRHVRTRLYFTSESHVHSLLTVLRYGGLLNVVTDEQWRRAMDYISMVSELNYMSQIVIMLYEDPTKDPTSEERFHVELHFSPGVNCCVQKNLPPGPGFRPHSHGDNACNVSMQSSDEANPARIEEENDNSGEEQNTKKAGSCEEHISASGSSSNIFNAGFNRLELRTKHLKSKPIPIGSHHTVSGHEAMDLAKRLNEELASQQHQLSHQQQQQQQQQQQQQQQQQQQQQQQQLRPISPDMRAVSPDCEPRSRSFEQRPTAGNCCKETDSTVSVSVSASASSANSSTSSRRQRHSIAGQMSYMKMLGFGGFSKKMATSANSLFSTAVISGSSSAPNLRDMIPVSSSGFGDVPPIRPLETLHNALSLRKLDCFLQDMILAQIFKTPTGSPPRVLDHGTMPAVSSMTLAAHVDVAASVGQGIVGAGDIPSTPTGVMVKVDHSPLSVTFQGGCSESGSINGLSERHQENKLLSELAMEELNKIQDADDRRQCRTFLAAKKEQIWQQQQESLQAAVADEEPQSEPELKQLLFDHFSAPITPFAELEGQTPDIYLNVSGQTHSLTECHPPLSGVGMSMSGEGLFFGACGETDNAINCLTPLSFGMDLDLSMVANRGSMTLSMDGFEDDEDATLSAATTPSLPPDGEPNLAICYCCPSHAEAPPDVASDDPRFGFSLPVHIQQPSPEHTRPPVRRSHDPVSPRIQKQISVFEGTGQPDKDGAALHASINLPAAAQQLRQDARLRKFENLTQSTSNSNFPFESNTLKRAPMQATGDYANVSHTQSCINLKSTSGSPQHQKGAAAGAGAGPAAAAVPAAAAGTNRDRLRGGGTGHFGRLPSALSACHSASASPSPSPSPSPRPGALIVKERFIEPPKRGIVRGYHPKTQSMDADFLFNEFLLLPANAPANLSFDCSDTEFETDTEVAVGADIDAGTDAGGDADRNDRDDNEQPSTSSRRNP from the exons ATGGAATGGACCTGGTTCAAGGACTGGTGGCGCCTCAAAAAGCTACGATCGCGTCACCAGCGCCACAAGAAGAAACtcgaagcagcagcggcggcgggcGCCGCAGTTAGCACAGCCGCCGTCTTGCCCGGATCAGATCCAGGGGCGGGTGGCGAGAGCCTGAGTCAAGAAGATCGCCGGACCAAACGCCGTCATAGCCTGGATGCAATCACAGGGGCGGACTTAGCGCATGCGCAGCGACGCGGTCGTGTCCGGGATCGACTGCGCCGCAATCGCTTGCTGCAGTGTCAGCGGAGAAGCCAAAGCGCAGGCGTCCACGCCAAGCAGCTGGACAATGGCAAGGATACGGCtgaggatgacgatgacggGGAATACGGACCCTTTAACGTCAGCGATTACGAGGACTATGGACCGAGTCATGGCAGCGATGGCGAGAGCGACGACTTCTGCTACTGCGACATCTGCCTGAAT GGCGACACGGACTTCGGGGAAAGCAATGACGGCATGGACTCCGACACAAGCACCtcctccagcaacagcaagcagGTGATGGTCGGCATCTGTGCAATGGCCAAGAAGACGCAGTCGAAGCCGATGAAGGAGATCCTCACGCGGCTCGGCGAGTTCGAGTTCATCAAGCTGGTCACGTTCGAGGAGAACGTGATACTGCGCGAACCTGTCCAGAACTGGCCCACCTGTGACTGCCTGGTCTCGTTCCACTCGAAGGGATTCCCCCTGGAGAAGGCCATCGAGTACGCCCAGCTGCGTAATCCGTTTGTCCTCAATAACCTTCACATGCAGTACGACATCCAGGACAGGCGGCGGGTCTATGCCATACTCGAGAAGGAGGGCATCGAGATACCACGCTATGCGGTCCTCGATCGCGACTCTCCCGATCCCAAGC ATCACGAGCTGATAGAATCTGAGGACCACGTGGAGGTCAATGGCATCACCTTCAATAAGCCGTTCGTAGAGAAGCCAGTCTCGGCGGAGGACCACAACATCTACATCTACTACCCGACGTCGGCGGGGGGTGGAAGTCAGCGTTTGTTTCGTAAGATCGGCAGTAGGAGCAGTGTCTATTCGCCGGAGTCGCGGGTACGCAAGACGGGCTCATTTATCTACGAGGACTTCATGCCCACCGATG TGTACTTTTCAGGCACCGACGTGAAGGTCTACACCGTGGGACCGGATTACGCGCATGCAGAGGCCCGTAAGAGTCCTGCGCTAGACGGCAAGGTGGAGCGTGACAGCGAGGGCAAGGAGATCCGCTACCCTGTGATCCTCAATCACTCCGAGAAGCTAATTTCCCGCAAGGTATGTCTGGCCTTCAAGCAGACGGTCTGCGGCTTCGATCTCCTGCGGGCAAATGGCAAGAGCTACGTATGCGATGTGAACGGCTTCAGTTTCGTGAAGAACTCAAACAAATACTACGATGACTGCGCCAAGATCCTGGGCAATATGATCCTCAGGGAATTGACGCCCACGCTGCACATTCCCTGGTCGGTGCCCTTCCAACTGGATGATCCGCCCATCGTCCCCACCACCTTTGGCAAGATGATGGAGCTGCGTTGCGTGGTGGCCGTGATCCGGCATGGGGATCGCACGCCCAAGCAAAAGATGAAAGTCGAAGTGCGGCATCCAAA GTTCTTTGAGATTTTCGAGAAGTACGATGGCTACAAGCTGGGCCATGTGAAGCTGAAGCGGCCCAAGCAGCTGCAGGAGATCCTCGACATAGCCCGCTTCTTGCTCAGCGAGATACACACCAAGGCACACGCGGAGAtcgaggagaaggagagcaaGCTGGAGCAGCTGAAGAACGTCCTGGAGATGTACGGCCACTTCTCGGGCATCAATCGAAAGGTGCAGATGAAGTACCAGCCCAAGGGACGACCCCGCGGATCGAGCTCCGACGACA CCAATCTTCCAGCGGAATCCCCTGCAGAACCGTCCCTGGTACTCATCCTCAAGTGGGGTGGCGAGCTAACGCCGGCCGGACGCATCCAGGCCGAGGAACTGGGCCGCATTTTCCGCTGCATGTATCCAGGAGGTCAGGGACGATCCGATTACTCGGGCACCCAGGGATTGGGTCTACTACG CCTGCACTCCACCTTTCGGCATGACCTGAAGATCTATGCCTCGGACGAGGGTCGTGTCCAGATGACAGCGGCTGCCTTTGCCAAGGGTCTGCTGGCCCTCGAGGGAGAGCTGACTCCCATTCTGGTGCAGATGGTTAAGAGCGCCAACACGAATGGGCTGTTGGACAACGATTGCGACTCCAGTAAATATCAAAATCG GGCCAAGGGTCGTCTACACGAGCTAATGCAAAACGACCGCGAGTTTACAAAGGAGGATCGCGAGCATATCAATCCGTGCAACAGCAAATCGATTACTCAGGCCCTGGACTTTGTGAAGAATCCAGTAGACTGCTGTCACCATGTGCACCTGCTGATCCGCGAGCTGCTGCACATAATCAGCATTAAGAAAGACGATCCCAAGACCAAGGACGCCATACTGTACCATGGCGAAACCTGGGACCTGATGCGGTGCCGCTGGGAGAAGATCGAGAAGGACTTCAGTACGAAATCAAAGCTCTTTGATATCTCCAAGATACCAGACATCTACGACTGCATCAAATATGATCTGCAGCACAACCAGCACACGCTGCAGTACGACCAGGCCGAAGAGCTCTATATCTATGCCAAGAACCTGGCCGACATTGTCATACCGCAGGAGTACGGTCTGACGCCACAGGAGAAGCTGGCCATTGGGCAGGGTATCTGCTCGCCGCTGCTGCGCAAGATCAAAGGTGATCTGCAGCGGAACATCGATGAGGTCGAGGACGAGTTTATGAACCGTCTGAACCCACACTACAGCCACGGCGTGGCCAGTCCCCAGCGTCACGTCCGCACCCGGCTGTACTTCACCAGCGAGTCCCATGTCCACTCCCTGCTCACCGTACTCCGGTACGGTGGCCTTCTTAACGTGGTCACCGACGAGCAGTGGCGGCGCGCCATGGACTACATCTCCATGGTGTCCGAGCTGAATTACATGTCCCAGATCGTCATCATGCTGTACGAGGatcccaccaaggatcccacCTCCGAGGAGCGTTTCCACGTCGAGCTCCACTTTAGTCCGGGCGTCAACTGTTGCGTCCAAAAGAACCTGCCGCCAGGGCCCGGGTTCCGGCCCCACTCCCACGGCGACAATGCCTGCAACGTGAGCATGCAGTCCTCGGACGAGGCGAATCCTGCCCGAATCGAGGAGGAGAACGACAACTCCGGCGAGGAGCAGAACACCAAAAAGGCAGGG AGCTGCGAGGAGCACATCTCCGCTTCTGGCTCCAGCAGCAATATTTTCAATGCCGGCTTCAACCGGCTGGAGCTGCGCACCAAACATCTCAAGTCGAAGCCCATTCCTATCGGCTCGCACCACACGGTAAGCGGGCACGAGGCGATGGATCTGGCGAAGCGGCTCAACGAGGAGCTCGCCtcccagcagcaccagctctcccatcagcagcaacagcaacagcaacagcagcagcagcagcagcagcaacagcagcagcagcagcagcagcagcaattgcGCCCCATCAGCCCCGATATGCGGGCAGTTAGTCCGGACTGCGAGCCGCGATCCCGCAGCTTCGAGCAGCGTCCCACCGCCGGAAACTGTTGCAAGGAGACGG ATAGCACAGTTTCGGTGTCGGTATCGGCCTCGGCCTCATCGGCCAACTCGTCAACATCATCGCGTCGCCAAAGACACAGTATTGCCGGCCAGATGTCCTATATGAAAATGTTGGGTTTCGGTGGTTTTAGCAAAAAGATGGCCACCAGCGCTAATAGCCTTTTCAGCACGGCAGTGATAAGCGGTAGCTCATCTGCCCCCAATCTGCGGGACATGATACCGGTCTCGTCTTCCG GATTTGGCGATGTACCACCAATACGGCCCCTCGAAACGCTCCACAATGCTCTGTCGCTGCGCAAGCTGGACTGTTTCCTGCAGGACATGATCCTGGCGCAGATATTCAAGACACCAACGGGCTCTCCGCCGCGCGTCCTCGACCACGGCACTATGCCGGCCGTCTCTTCAATGACGCTCGCTGCACATGTGGATGTCGCCGCTTCAGTCGGTCAAGGCATTGTCGGCGCTGGGGACATCCCGAGCACGCCGACGGGGGTGATGGTGAAAGTGGATCACTCGCCCCTCAGTGTGACCTTCCAAGGAGGCTGTAGCGAATCGGGCTCGATTAACGGGCTCTCGGAACGACACCAGGAGAATAAGCTTCTCTCAGAATTGGCGATGGAAGAGCTAAATAAAATCCAGGATGCGGATGATCGGAGGCAGTGCCGAACCTTTTTGGCCGCCAAAAAAGAGC AAatctggcagcagcagcaggagagccTCCAGGCAGCCGTGGCGGATGAGGAACCACAATCCGAACCAGAGCTGAAGCAGCTGTTATT CGATCATTTTTCCGCACCCATCACGCCATTTGCGGAACTTGAGGGACAAACGCCAGATATCTACCTGAATGTAAGTGGACAGACGCACAGCCTCACAGAATGCCACCCTCCCTTGAGTGGCGTGGGGATGAGCATGTCCGGAGAAGGTCTTTTCTTCGGCGCCTGCGGGGAGACGGATAACGCCATCAACTGCCTCACCCCCCTGAGCTTTGGCATGGACCTTGACCTGAGCATGGTGGCAAACAGGGGCTCCATGACGCTCTCCATGGAT GGCTTCGAAGATGACGAGGATGCCACCCTTTCGGCAGCCACTACTCCATCACTGCCACCTGATGGGGAGCCCAATCTGGCGATTTGCTACTGCTGTCCCAGTCACGCCGAGGCTCCGCCGGACGTGGCCAGCGATGATCCTCGCTTCGGTTTCTCCCTGCCCGTCCACATCCAGCAGCCGTCGCCGGAACACACTCGTCCTCCAGTGCGCCGTTCTCACGATCCAGTCTCACCGCGCATCCAGAAGCAGATCAGCGTCTTCGAGGGCACAGGGCAGCCGGACAAGGACGGAGCGGCACTGCACGCCTCCATCAATCTACCGGCTGCCGCCCAGCAGCTGCGCCAGGATGCCCGGCTGCGAAAGTTTGAGAACCTCACTCAGTCCACTTCCAATTCGAACTTTCCCTTCGAGAGCAACACCTTGAAGCGCGCACCTATGCAGGCCACGGGCGACTATGCAAACGTGTCCCACACCCAGAGTTGTATCAACCTAAAGAGCACCAGTGGATCACCGCAGCACCAGAAAGGAGCCgcagccggagctggagcaggaccagcagcagcagcagtaccagcagcagcagcaggaacaaaCCGGGATCGGCTACGGGGAGGTGGAACAGGGCACTTTGGGCGACTGCCCAGTGCACTATCCGCCTGCCACTCAGCCTCGGCATCACCCtcgccatcaccatcaccatctccTCGACCGGGGGCGTTGATCGTGAAAGAGCGGTTCATAGAACCGCCCAAGCGAGGCATTGTGCGGGGCTATCACCCTAAGACTCAGTCCATGGACGCGGACTTTTTGTTCAACGAGTTCCTGCTTTTGCCGGCTAACGCTCCCGCTAATCTTTCGTTCGATTGCAGCGACACCGAGTTCGAAACCGATACCGAGGTCGCTGTCGGTGCCGATATCGATGCTGGGACCGATGCAGGAGGCGATGCCGATCGCAATGACCGCGACGATAACGAGCAACCCTCGACCTCGTCTAGGAGGAACCCTTAG